Genomic window (Sphingosinicella microcystinivorans):
AATTTTGTGCGAATGCAAGATCGCATCTGTCGTCGTTGCGCCGATGATGGACCGCTTACCTTGCGTCGCCAAGGCGCCGGAAAGCAGTCTCGACATAAATCACACCTGTGATGACCTTGCTGGTATCGGAATGGCACCAGCAAGGCCATCACGGGACAAGATATATGCCCAGGATATTATTCAATTCTCCGATTTATGGGCATTAGCGCCGTCTCGAAATTCAGCGCTTGGCAATAGCTCGATATTCAGCGATCTTCAGCTTGCCGAGTTGTGACATATGAGCTTCGTCCGGTCCATCCGCCATCCGCAGGTAGCGAGCGGTCAGCCAAATGTTTGCGATCGGCGTGTCCTGTGTGAAGCCCATCGCACCATGGGCCTGCATAGCGCGATCCGCGACATTCTGTACCATCGTCGGCGCAACAATTTTGATCGCCCCAATCAGATCACGAGCCACCTTGTTGCCATGGCGATCCATTGCATCGGCAGCCTTGAGAGTCAGCAGCCTTGCTTGCTCGATCTCGCAATAGGATTTCGCAATATCCTGCCGGATGCTCGATTTCTCGGCGAGCTTTCGGCCAAAGACCACTCGCTCTTCCACCCGCCATGCCATCCATTCGATGGCGCGCTGAGCCATGCCGATCAATCGCATGCAATGATGAATACGCCCTGGGCCGAGACGACCTTGAGCGATAGCGAACCCGCGACCGGGTCCAACGAGCATGTTGGATTTTGGCACGCGGACATTGGTGAACTGTATTTCGCAATGCCCGCCCGGCGAATGAAGTGAGTCGAACACTGTCAACGGCCGTATGATCTCGATGCCGGGTGTGTTCGCAGGGATGATGATCTGACTGTGCTGGTTGTGGCGAGACACATTTTCGTCAGGCGTGCGCCCCAGCAGAATGTAGAAGGCGCAGCGCGGATCCATGACCCCTGATATCCACCATTTTCGTCCATTTATGACATAGTCGTCACCGTCGGCAATGATCGTGGTCGCGATATTTGCCGCATCCGACGACGCAACCCCCGGTTCTGTCATCGCATACGCTGATCGCAGCTCGCCCGCGAGCAGAGGCTTCAGCCAGCGCTCCTGCTGCTCGGCAGTGCCGTATCGGGCCAATATCTCCATATTTCCGGTGTCAGGCGCCTGGCAATTGAAATACTCTGATGCCCCCGAAACCTGCCCCATCAGTTCCGCGAGCGGCGCGTATTCCAGATTGGACAACCCGGGACTCCAGGGCGCATATTCACGCGGCAGGAACAGATTCCACAGCCCGGCGTCGCGCGCATTTGCCTTGATCGTTTCGATGCCTGGCCAGGGTCGCCATAGATTGGCCGGATCATGAGTGAACCGATCGCGCTCCCGTTCGATCGGAAAGACATGGGCATCCATAAACTGGATTATATCGTTCCGGAGCGACTGAACCTTGGGACTGTATTCGAAATTCACCGTCAATCCTCTCAAGATTAGAGCGTAAGGCCGCCGTCGACGACTATCGTCTGACCGCACACATAGGATGCGAGCGGCGAGGCGAGGAAGAGCACCACGCCAGCCATTTCCTCGACTTGGCCAAAGCGCCCCAACGGAATCCTAGCAAGTGCCTTTTCACGCCTGTTGGCATGCGCCATCGTTACACTGGTCAGCTTGGTGTCCACCAGGCTGGGCGCAATTCCGTTAACGCGGATACCGTCACCTGCCCACGCTTGCCCCAGCGTCTTGACCAGGCTGGCTGCAGCCGCCTTCGACGCGGCGTAGGCGGGATTGCCCTTCGTCGCCCGGATCGCTCCCACCGAGCTTACCACGATCATCGCCCCCTTGCCGGCCGCAAGTTGTGCGTGGAAGCGCATGGAGATATGCATGATGCTGTCGATATTCACCGCCATCACCCGATCCCATCCCTCGGGTTCGAACTCCGCGCGCTTGTAGAGCACTATACCCTGGGAGTGGACGAGCACATCGAGACGGTCGAACGGCAGTGGCGCCCCGGCGATCGCTTCCGCACGCGATACATCCACCTGGGTGTAGCCGAGCCCATCGAGATCAGAGCCAGCCTCCTTGGCATAATCATCAGCCGTCGGGCGTGTACCCCATATATGCACGTCTGCGCCGCGTCGGCGAAAGGACTGAGCGATGCCGTTGCCGATCCCGCTCGACCCACCGACGACGAGTACTTTTCGTCCGTTGAAATCAAGCTCGCTCATGTCGCATACTATCCTTTCCCGGCGCCCCCGGCATACCGTTCCGAAGCCAGCGTTCCGCACGGGCGAACAGCAAGACCGCCCGATTATGCAACTTCTCACCTATTTCCATCGGCGCTTTTCCCGCCCGGGACCGCGCATGGGTTCCTTCCAGCAATATGCCGAGCTTGTAGCAGCCGAAAATCGCGTACCATTCGACATCGCCGAGCGTGCGACCTCCGCAAGTTTTGTAATGAGCGATGAGTTCCGCTGCCGACGGAAAGCCGATCCAGGGCTGGATGCTCGTTGTTCGCTCCTCTCCAGCATCCGGCCATGTGGCCAGCAGCCAGCCGAAATCAATCAACGGGTCTCCAATCGTGGCGAGTTCCCAATCGATGATCGCCGCAAGCTCCGGGCCGTCATGTTTGAACATGACGTTCGCCATGTGGAAATCGCCATGCATTATGCCGGAAGAAATTCCTGCCGGGCAATGATGCTCAAGCCAGCGGCCGACCGCATCCACGTCACCGAGCGCTGCCGCGCCGGGCCAGCCGGGAAGGTCATAATAACTCTGCAATTGCGATCGCCAGCGGCTGACCTGTCGCTGAAGATAGTTGTCGGGTTTGCCGAAGCCCTCAAGTCCGAGCGACCGATAATCCTGCGCACCCAGTGTCACCAGCGCCTCTACTGCGGCAAGACCCATACGGTGTTGAATCTCCGCACATCCGGCATGGAGTGGCGGCAAGCCCGATACCGGATTAAACCCGTCGATCGGCGCCATCAGGTAGAAGCATGCGCCCAGCACGCTTTCATCTTCACAAGCGGCAATAAGCGTCGGGTGGGGGACCGGCGTCGCAGCCAGCGCGTCCAACAGCCGCGCCTCACGGCGCATCGTCTCGTTGTTATTCGGCCGGGGATGGAGCGGTGGGCGGCGCAGGACATAGTCACGG
Coding sequences:
- a CDS encoding phosphotransferase family protein, producing the protein MDAGVDIDALTAWMDARGLGEGPVEAMRPLTGGSQNIVVLFSRADRDYVLRRPPLHPRPNNNETMRREARLLDALAATPVPHPTLIAACEDESVLGACFYLMAPIDGFNPVSGLPPLHAGCAEIQHRMGLAAVEALVTLGAQDYRSLGLEGFGKPDNYLQRQVSRWRSQLQSYYDLPGWPGAAALGDVDAVGRWLEHHCPAGISSGIMHGDFHMANVMFKHDGPELAAIIDWELATIGDPLIDFGWLLATWPDAGEERTTSIQPWIGFPSAAELIAHYKTCGGRTLGDVEWYAIFGCYKLGILLEGTHARSRAGKAPMEIGEKLHNRAVLLFARAERWLRNGMPGAPGKDSMRHERA
- a CDS encoding acyl-CoA dehydrogenase family protein; translated protein: MNFEYSPKVQSLRNDIIQFMDAHVFPIERERDRFTHDPANLWRPWPGIETIKANARDAGLWNLFLPREYAPWSPGLSNLEYAPLAELMGQVSGASEYFNCQAPDTGNMEILARYGTAEQQERWLKPLLAGELRSAYAMTEPGVASSDAANIATTIIADGDDYVINGRKWWISGVMDPRCAFYILLGRTPDENVSRHNQHSQIIIPANTPGIEIIRPLTVFDSLHSPGGHCEIQFTNVRVPKSNMLVGPGRGFAIAQGRLGPGRIHHCMRLIGMAQRAIEWMAWRVEERVVFGRKLAEKSSIRQDIAKSYCEIEQARLLTLKAADAMDRHGNKVARDLIGAIKIVAPTMVQNVADRAMQAHGAMGFTQDTPIANIWLTARYLRMADGPDEAHMSQLGKLKIAEYRAIAKR
- a CDS encoding SDR family NAD(P)-dependent oxidoreductase, with the translated sequence MSELDFNGRKVLVVGGSSGIGNGIAQSFRRRGADVHIWGTRPTADDYAKEAGSDLDGLGYTQVDVSRAEAIAGAPLPFDRLDVLVHSQGIVLYKRAEFEPEGWDRVMAVNIDSIMHISMRFHAQLAAGKGAMIVVSSVGAIRATKGNPAYAASKAAAASLVKTLGQAWAGDGIRVNGIAPSLVDTKLTSVTMAHANRREKALARIPLGRFGQVEEMAGVVLFLASPLASYVCGQTIVVDGGLTL